The region GACGAACTCTCAAGCTCAAGTCCATCTCCTGCAAAGGCCTCAAGTTCTTCAATCTCTTCCAGAAACCCTCGATCTGCGCCACCGTCTCCCTTGCCAATCCCCGTGATCGCAAACCGATTCAACGCCACGAGACGCCGGTGGACCGTGACGGTGGCGAGAATCCCGAGTGGGATCTCCCGATCCGGTTCACCCTTGAGCCTGATCGTCAGTTGGATCTCATCCTCCGCTTTGATCTTATCCATAAAGGTGGTCTTCTCCTCGGAGATAGGATCGTCGGAGAGGTCACCGTCCTCGTTGCCGATCTCGAGGCAGAGGCCATCCCCGGCGTCGTTCGCCACGTCAGCTACCAGGTGAAGTCCCCGGAGGGTAAGCCCAACGGAGTTCTTACCCTTGCTTATAAGATCCGTGACCCCAAGGCCGTGATTTCGGTTTCGGCGCCGATGTCTTTTGGATATCATTACCCTTCCCCTTCGgagccgccgccgccgccgccgccgccgttGATGTCTTCCGGGAATTATTACCCTTCTCTGGAGGTGCCAGCGCTAGCGCCACTACTGCCGATGGCTTCCAGTTCTTATTACCCTCCCCCGGCAGCGGTGGATCCTGGCTATATCCACTGGCCGGATCCAGCAGTGTACTACCCGCCGTACCCACCGGAACACGTGGGCTATTATCCGCCACCGGTACAGGGTGGTCACCGGACGGAGTTCTCTTGGGGACGGGGTTTGACTGGGTATAATTGAAAAAGAGTTTGTTTGGGGTGTTAATTGTGTAAATTCAAAGTTTGCTTGATTTTTTGGTTGGAGATGGTGGTAGTGGTGAAGGTGTTATTTAGACCCCAAATAAAAGCTTTGTGTATTGCGTGATAATTTTGATGTCTTGCTTGTGATTTGCGTTTGCATTGAGAATTTGAGAGTGTGAAGGAACAATTTTGAAGCTCACACGTTCAAAAAGACTCCTTGTTTTATTCAAATGTTTGtggatgtaaaataaaatagttatgaAAGGTGACATTTGTGAAGTATGCAAACGGCATATGGTCCAACGCCTTTTTATAATGGTGCTAATGTTAGTATTAAGTATGAACTTTAGCTTATAACAATGTTTTCAAAtctcataaaaatattaattttttaatattataaaaaaaatatatgatacttaaatctataatttaaatttttaaagttaaaatggataaattaatTAGTACCCTTAAAcagaatttttattgataaatctTGTTAGGGaaactttttttaagtttatcagctaaaaaatttgaaaatagaaaACTTGAACCCGACGTGAATCGAACACGCAACCTTCTGATCTGGAGTCAGACGCGCTACCATTGCGCCACGGATCCATTTATAACTagacatataataatataataatattatattttattatttttccgaAACTTTCATTCccactataaaaaaactttaaatccACTCAATTGGTGTTTGTTCATTCAAGCGATAGGCAAGTGATGAAATCTAAACATATTCTCAGTTGGTATTAATCACGCTACAAAATCTCAATCCCactccaaataaataaataaattgttcaCATCTCAATCCCACACTAAACaaatgcaaattaaaaaaaaaaaaagaaaaaagaaaaattgcagCCTGATGAAATCTTCTCTTACAAAAGCAGCCCCATAATGAATTTGAGGTCGAACAATAGCCAAAACTGACTCACTCAATAAAGGCGTCATTATTTACATCCAAAACATCTCATGTGATCATACTATTCCCCTGTCATCTACTGCGTCGACATCACAAACAAGAACCAATTCACCAGAGATATTAGTTGCATTCACGGTAAAACTCCTGAGAAGCATGCATGAATTTCTAAAGCAATTCTTCTTATTGTCTTTTCCAAAGCAACTCAAATGATGCTTCAATGCAAGGTTCATTTCACTATTTTCAGACAAAACAGCTTCCTCAATTTCTAGTTATCAACAAACTCAACACAATAAGAGCACCATCACAACTTAGGAAAGGATGCACACAATTTAAAGAACTTCACATGTCGAAGATTCTAAGACTTAAAAGAGTTACTGCATTCATCTCTTATTGATTTCACCAACTCAAAGTGCATTGACCCTTTGGCACCAACTTCATCATCCATATCTTGCAAATCCTGTGGTTTGCTCCATTGCCATTTTGGACTCTCCATATTGACATTCAGCTCTAGACTCTTCTTCCTGCATTGCCTTCCTTGATGCAATTGACAACCCAAGTTAAGATACCATCTTTCTGGCATCACTCCATCTGGAGAAAAGCTTCTCCTTGATGTTTTTTCCAAGTTACCAACTAAACCTTTTTTCGAAGCATCATTGGCAGTGTCAGTAGCATGACTCCATCTATAACTCTTGTTAACGCTGTCCATATTGAGTTCGATTGAATGAAAATCACCGTCTGTTGAGTTTATATCATtcttctcatcttcatcatgcTCTTGTCGGTATTGAAGTTTCCCAGCCACTCTTTCATCAGTCTTTAAATCAGTAGCCATGCGATCTTTGGTCATTTTATCATGCAAAAATGCTTCCAACTCATTCCTCAGTTGATCAACAGctgcatttttttcttcaaattgaaACTTGGCTTCTGAAAGTTTCATTTGAATTCTTTCTTCACGCCACCCATCAGCAAGCTGAAGCATCTCCCTCTCCTTCTCTAGTTCTTCTAGTAACTTGGCAGACTCCAGCTTCATCTCCTCTACCTCAGCCTTGTCCTGACCAATTCCCCTGACTAAATCACTGCAGAATTGTTCAATCAActctcttgttcttctttcaTTATCTAGTTCTTTGATTGCTTTCAataatgttgattttgtttttgctaGTTCCATACCAAGCTTGTTATTAAGCTTCTCCGATTTTCTCCTTTGTCTCTTTTCAGACTCGAATTTCTCAGTTATCGAGTTGAGAACAGCACGGATCATTTCCTGCTCCTTGCTCTTCCAAGCTGACTTCTCAGCCATGTAGGACTTCTTAAGGTGCGCGATTTCATCACAGCTCAGCTTCtgttcttcaattagttgatcaACCAGTATCTGCACCCGATCAAGTTCATGTCGAAGAGCTGAAACCAAAGGAATGCTTGATGAATGCTGCTCTTCACGCGTGCATATGTGGTTCAGTGTtctcaagagttctttgcatgAAGTGAAACCACTGGTAAGATCCTTCAAAAGTTTCTTGTTTCTTCCAATTCTACTCCTTAAAGTGAAGCCTTGAGTACATGTTTTAATCTGCAATTGATGAGGAAATATGGATATCACgaaaacataataacaataataataatcaggGAAGTATCCCAGGAGAAAAGTCTGACATGCTTGAGAACAATGAGCTTATGTACATTGATTTGAATGAAAAAGCAGAGAGGGGATGATACAATAAACATGGGAAATAGTAGTTCAAGAGAAGTTGCCAGAAATCAGATTCTAGGAGAAATAGAAACTTTGATCGTTGTTTTGCTACACAAGCAGTTGATCTAAGTGCAAAGATATGAAAGCTAATGGTGAAAATTGGTGTGCTTTCAGCTGCAAATTGGTGAAATTAGTGGATTTTTCTTCCCTTCCAACTATAAATCAAGATTTTCAGCAATGATAAACTTTCATGAGGATTTGTCTACTTAAAACCAGGTGCACAATGACCACAAGAATAACTTCTAGAACAACAGAAGAGAAGACTACATATAGTTCATGCTTGCCCACCTCCTTTTCAGCAACATCAGTTACAAAATCTGAAGCTCTTGAATTGCGATGATTATGTTGAGAACTCCATGGAACTACCAGCATCATTTTCCTAAGACTACGGGATCTTGATCGACCTGAAATCTACAATATcaccaacaaaatgaaaatgacaaaGCCAACATAGACATTGATACATTAATGAAATTCATATTGAATATGCATCCAATACTCACAACAGAGACAGGGCTATGTGATGGATCAGATAAATGAGGTGGGAGATAATCCGGCAGGACAGACTTCACTATCCTACCTCTCCCTTTGATCTCCTTCTTACTTATCTTTCCCGGTATATCAACAATCCTATGTGATGAAGG is a window of Dioscorea cayenensis subsp. rotundata cultivar TDr96_F1 chromosome 5, TDr96_F1_v2_PseudoChromosome.rev07_lg8_w22 25.fasta, whole genome shotgun sequence DNA encoding:
- the LOC120260929 gene encoding protein SRC2-like, which gives rise to MTRGPIRNASLSCFTLKQAHKYQERNDLKLCSPSPMASRRTLKLKSISCKGLKFFNLFQKPSICATVSLANPRDRKPIQRHETPVDRDGGENPEWDLPIRFTLEPDRQLDLILRFDLIHKGGLLLGDRIVGEVTVLVADLEAEAIPGVVRHVSYQVKSPEGKPNGVLTLAYKIRDPKAVISVSAPMSFGYHYPSPSEPPPPPPPPLMSSGNYYPSLEVPALAPLLPMASSSYYPPPAAVDPGYIHWPDPAVYYPPYPPEHVGYYPPPVQGGHRTEFSWGRGLTGYN
- the LOC120262205 gene encoding uncharacterized protein At5g41620-like — its product is MPRHNKSSDVFIDGACKIRKRGCSSSSSASSVLQNYKFKKAILIPRRNVGSPPSSKKASFFESSPNQPLNIVGIGAQQGSVSARKLASALWETNKIPSSHRIVDIPGKISKKEIKGRGRIVKSVLPDYLPPHLSDPSHSPVSVISGRSRSRSLRKMMLVVPWSSQHNHRNSRASDFVTDVAEKEIKTCTQGFTLRSRIGRNKKLLKDLTSGFTSCKELLRTLNHICTREEQHSSSIPLVSALRHELDRVQILVDQLIEEQKLSCDEIAHLKKSYMAEKSAWKSKEQEMIRAVLNSITEKFESEKRQRRKSEKLNNKLGMELAKTKSTLLKAIKELDNERRTRELIEQFCSDLVRGIGQDKAEVEEMKLESAKLLEELEKEREMLQLADGWREERIQMKLSEAKFQFEEKNAAVDQLRNELEAFLHDKMTKDRMATDLKTDERVAGKLQYRQEHDEDEKNDINSTDGDFHSIELNMDSVNKSYRWSHATDTANDASKKGLVGNLEKTSRRSFSPDGVMPERWYLNLGCQLHQGRQCRKKSLELNVNMESPKWQWSKPQDLQDMDDEVGAKGSMHFELVKSIRDECSNSFKS